One part of the Arachidicoccus terrestris genome encodes these proteins:
- a CDS encoding alpha-glucuronidase produces the protein MKRLTIIAVFFFVLQLARGQLARQLWLNSEAPRKVSVVSNVHSATIDLATAELESAWLGNGGKTVYLQVARDSLLKNNGFKLDGDTVSANSDIGVLYGVFALLRLQRTGSRVEMKRSNPSYERRILNHWDNLDGSVERGYAGNSIFWKKEEPFTVTKRDIKTWKQYGRANASVGINGSVLNNVNASAEILTGRYLRRVKSIADILRPYGIKVYLSVNFASPELLGHLQSADPLNKEVIAWWTQKIDEIYRYVPDFGGFLVKASSEGQPGPQDFGRTHVDGANMLADAIKPHGGIIMWRAFVYSANETDRAKQAYTEFLPFDGKFRDNVIIQVKNGPVDFQPREPFSPLFGAMKHSSVMPEFQITQEYLGHSNYLVFLSTLWEEVLNSDTYQYGKGSTVARCTDGTLSDRPHTAIAGVANIGLDTNWCGHIFAQANWYAFGRLSWNNRLSSRKIANEWLIQTFLTDSMRSKGASFARTWENQFLVPVRRLMLQSRETTVNTMTPLGLHHIMSANGHYGPGPWWAPKGVRPDWTPPYYHQASKTGIGFDRTKTGSDAVTQYHTPLDSIYNNLATCPENLLLWFHHVPWTYKLKDGQTLWEGLCRHYDKGVKQVREFQQIWSRARGFVDRDRFIAVKKKLEKQYQGARLWKDACIQYFQTYSQMALPSDVEKPAESLRTIQANEFRVRIK, from the coding sequence ATGAAGCGTTTAACAATAATTGCAGTCTTTTTTTTCGTCCTTCAACTGGCCCGGGGGCAGTTGGCTCGTCAATTATGGTTAAATTCAGAGGCGCCCCGAAAAGTTTCAGTAGTCAGCAACGTACATTCTGCCACCATCGATCTTGCAACCGCGGAATTAGAAAGTGCCTGGTTGGGCAATGGTGGTAAAACCGTGTATTTACAGGTGGCAAGGGATAGCTTATTAAAAAATAATGGCTTTAAGCTTGACGGTGATACGGTGTCAGCGAATTCAGATATTGGTGTTCTGTATGGCGTCTTTGCTCTTTTGAGATTACAAAGGACAGGTTCGAGGGTTGAAATGAAACGCAGTAATCCTTCTTATGAGAGAAGAATATTGAACCACTGGGATAATTTAGATGGGTCCGTTGAGCGGGGTTATGCGGGCAATTCAATATTCTGGAAGAAGGAGGAACCTTTCACGGTAACAAAAAGAGATATAAAGACTTGGAAGCAGTATGGCAGGGCAAATGCTTCAGTCGGTATTAACGGCAGCGTGCTTAACAATGTCAATGCCTCTGCTGAAATACTGACCGGCAGGTACCTGCGAAGAGTAAAGTCAATCGCAGATATTTTACGTCCATATGGAATAAAGGTATACTTGTCGGTGAATTTTGCCTCGCCGGAGTTGCTAGGGCATTTGCAGAGTGCCGATCCGTTAAATAAAGAAGTAATTGCATGGTGGACCCAAAAAATAGATGAAATTTATCGGTATGTACCTGACTTTGGAGGATTTTTGGTGAAGGCAAGCAGTGAGGGGCAGCCTGGGCCACAGGATTTTGGGCGAACACACGTCGACGGAGCCAACATGTTGGCAGACGCAATAAAGCCTCATGGAGGGATTATTATGTGGCGGGCTTTTGTTTATAGCGCTAATGAAACAGACCGGGCCAAACAAGCTTATACTGAATTCTTACCGTTTGATGGCAAATTCAGGGACAATGTAATTATTCAGGTCAAAAATGGTCCGGTTGACTTCCAGCCCAGAGAGCCGTTCAGCCCTTTATTTGGTGCAATGAAGCATAGCTCAGTGATGCCTGAATTTCAGATAACGCAGGAGTATTTGGGGCATTCTAATTATCTGGTTTTTCTTTCCACGCTCTGGGAAGAGGTACTCAATAGCGATACGTATCAATACGGAAAAGGAAGCACCGTTGCGAGGTGTACAGACGGAACATTATCAGATCGACCGCATACAGCCATTGCAGGGGTAGCCAATATTGGCCTGGATACCAACTGGTGTGGTCATATTTTTGCGCAGGCCAATTGGTATGCGTTCGGTCGCCTGTCCTGGAACAACCGGTTAAGCAGTCGGAAGATTGCCAATGAATGGTTGATACAGACATTTTTGACGGATAGCATGCGTAGCAAAGGCGCTTCCTTTGCCAGGACCTGGGAAAACCAATTCCTTGTGCCGGTGCGGCGGCTCATGTTACAGAGCAGGGAAACCACCGTCAACACCATGACACCTTTAGGATTGCACCATATTATGTCTGCCAATGGACATTATGGTCCCGGACCTTGGTGGGCCCCCAAAGGGGTGCGGCCGGACTGGACACCGCCTTATTATCATCAGGCATCAAAAACGGGCATCGGCTTTGATCGAACAAAAACGGGCAGTGATGCTGTGACGCAATACCATACACCGTTGGACTCAATTTATAATAACCTGGCCACCTGTCCCGAAAATTTATTATTATGGTTCCATCATGTTCCCTGGACCTATAAGTTGAAGGATGGGCAAACCCTTTGGGAAGGCCTTTGTCGTCATTATGATAAAGGTGTTAAGCAAGTTCGTGAATTTCAGCAGATCTGGAGTAGAGCGCGTGGTTTTGTGGACCGCGACAGATTTATTGCTGTCAAAAAGAAGCTGGAAAAACAATACCAGGGAGCCAGGCTTTGGAAGGATGCCTGCATTCAGTATTTCCAGACTTATAGCCAAATGGCGCTTCCTTCGGATGTTGAAAAGCCCGCTGAGTCCCTGCGTACCATTCAGGCGAATGAGTTCCGGGTAAGGATAAAGTAA
- a CDS encoding RagB/SusD family nutrient uptake outer membrane protein, whose translation MNTKYIKRISGTLLIMILVGGCSKFLKEEPRSIFTPEYFKTEKGVQGGLTEMYAHLRNIYGQAYYYNTCETGTDEMTYGQSADQNFKVMDLSGQGDITSSTSRADVIWGTCFTNINTANGVIEYGQDAGVDAGLLAEANFFRAFDYFLLTQTFGGVPLDLGAGDLKFNTNPIAASVRNTVPEVYTKCIFPDLKYAVDNLPDNPRLTGAATKALAQLYLSKAYLTYAWWLKNPNNIPTFPETTRTDPDGHDAAWYFQQAYNISVTAIENPGPYALQPTFYDVNVASNDRNKEIMLYADHTETSQQYNGGSLSYGSGGAPDNFAGWMMTWNYPAMTSSSSATSWTPVNAVQRASVQPLGRPWVRMAPTINVFTNTFADKTNDSRYDGTFTTVYRCNMDESGLSANYDKLYNANGLPIYQNSAVLTFLPEDPGQAIDYSNSVYNSGIGAGVLPGRADFVISPSGISRVVYPGLWKLGPYRTDNGSGLGNPNAGSTRPYNITKFSELFFIAAEAAVEGAATKAVSGTYANDGSARGLINIIRARAGKWQWSNSGNVAKVEDNSAEMVAATPSVITIDYILAERSREYFGEGYRWYDLIRTQQWAKLASSYEICGSGYGDHTPVKTVRNIQPYLYLRPIPQGQLDAMQVSDELKDQYQNPGYVN comes from the coding sequence ATGAATACGAAGTATATAAAACGCATATCAGGAACGTTATTGATAATGATTCTTGTCGGCGGATGCTCAAAATTCCTGAAAGAAGAGCCCAGGAGCATCTTTACTCCCGAATATTTTAAAACCGAAAAAGGGGTGCAGGGCGGTCTGACAGAGATGTATGCGCATTTGAGAAATATTTATGGTCAGGCTTATTATTATAACACCTGTGAAACAGGTACTGATGAGATGACCTATGGTCAGAGCGCAGATCAGAATTTTAAGGTCATGGATCTTTCCGGTCAGGGGGATATTACCTCCAGCACCAGTAGAGCCGATGTCATTTGGGGAACCTGCTTCACCAATATCAACACTGCAAATGGAGTAATAGAGTATGGCCAAGATGCTGGCGTTGATGCGGGTTTGCTGGCGGAGGCTAATTTCTTCAGAGCTTTTGATTATTTTCTGCTGACACAAACCTTTGGTGGTGTGCCACTGGATCTGGGCGCCGGAGATTTGAAATTTAATACCAACCCTATCGCGGCTTCTGTTCGTAATACGGTTCCCGAAGTATATACAAAATGTATATTCCCAGACTTAAAATATGCGGTGGATAATTTACCGGACAACCCCCGGTTAACAGGAGCTGCTACAAAAGCCCTGGCGCAGCTCTATTTATCAAAAGCCTATCTGACCTATGCCTGGTGGCTAAAAAACCCGAATAATATTCCGACCTTTCCTGAAACAACAAGGACGGATCCTGATGGCCATGACGCTGCCTGGTATTTTCAACAAGCCTATAATATTTCTGTAACCGCCATTGAGAATCCCGGACCTTATGCGCTTCAGCCTACGTTTTATGATGTAAATGTGGCCAGCAATGATCGCAATAAAGAAATAATGCTGTATGCGGATCATACAGAAACCAGCCAACAATATAACGGAGGCAGCTTAAGCTATGGTAGTGGCGGCGCGCCGGACAATTTTGCAGGCTGGATGATGACCTGGAACTATCCGGCAATGACAAGTAGTTCGTCTGCAACTTCCTGGACCCCGGTTAATGCCGTACAGCGGGCATCTGTACAGCCTCTTGGACGCCCTTGGGTGCGGATGGCGCCCACAATTAATGTTTTTACCAATACGTTTGCAGATAAAACGAATGATTCAAGGTACGATGGTACATTTACTACTGTTTACAGATGTAATATGGATGAATCGGGATTGAGCGCTAACTATGACAAATTATACAATGCAAATGGTCTTCCGATTTACCAGAACAGTGCTGTTCTGACCTTTTTACCTGAAGATCCTGGTCAGGCCATAGACTATTCGAACAGTGTATACAACAGTGGTATTGGTGCCGGTGTCTTGCCGGGGCGTGCAGATTTTGTCATCAGCCCGTCCGGCATCAGCAGAGTGGTATACCCCGGCCTCTGGAAGCTTGGGCCCTACCGTACTGATAATGGCTCAGGACTGGGGAATCCCAATGCGGGCAGCACAAGGCCTTACAATATCACCAAATTCTCCGAATTGTTTTTCATAGCGGCCGAAGCGGCAGTTGAAGGTGCTGCGACCAAGGCGGTTTCCGGCACCTATGCTAATGACGGATCAGCCAGAGGTTTAATAAATATTATCCGTGCAAGGGCCGGAAAATGGCAATGGAGTAATAGTGGTAACGTAGCCAAAGTTGAAGACAATAGTGCAGAGATGGTTGCGGCAACCCCATCTGTCATCACGATAGATTATATTTTGGCAGAGCGTTCCAGAGAATATTTTGGAGAAGGGTACCGGTGGTATGACCTGATCCGCACGCAGCAGTGGGCAAAACTTGCTTCCTCTTATGAAATATGTGGAAGTGGCTACGGAGACCATACCCCTGTAAAAACCGTCAGAAATATTCAGCCTTATTTATATTTAAGGCCCATCCCGCAAGGACAGTTGGATGCGATGCAGGTTAGTGATGAGCTAAAAGATCAATATCAGAACCCTGGTTATGTAAATTAG